One genomic segment of Streptomyces sp. TLI_146 includes these proteins:
- a CDS encoding KamA family radical SAM protein, producing MGDSTPIKYKPYNRSSIKKAPQWELIPPDLREAVDVVSHVLPFRTNQYVLDELIDWDRIPDDPIYRLNFPHQSMLDPDDFATLRDLLRSGDKQQLAKQIHVVRSRMNPHPAGQLTHNVPELDGEVVPGIQHKYAQTVLFFPSAGQTCHAYCTFCFRWPQFVGEEDLHFAARDAAGLAAYLKRHPEVTDVLITGGDPMIMRTANLERYLEPLLVPELDHIQNIRIGTKAVGYWPQRFVSDVDADDLLRLFERVTAAGKHLALMGHYNHPAELRPAIAQDALRRITATGAVVRMQSPVLRHINDNPADWHELWTTGVKLGAIPYYMFVERDTGARAYFELPLAEAYDIFRTAYAGVSGLSRTVRGPSMSAFPGKVLIDGTPTIRGEKVFALQLLQARRGGLVRQPFYAKFDPAATWFDQLEPAFGERRFLFEDEPSDAADSMLGKPLDLVEA from the coding sequence ATGGGTGATTCCACCCCCATCAAGTACAAGCCCTACAATCGGTCGTCGATCAAAAAGGCGCCGCAATGGGAGCTCATTCCGCCCGACCTGCGCGAAGCGGTCGACGTCGTGTCGCACGTCCTGCCGTTCAGGACCAACCAGTACGTGCTCGACGAGCTGATCGACTGGGACCGCATCCCCGACGACCCGATCTACCGGCTCAACTTCCCGCACCAGAGCATGCTCGACCCGGACGACTTCGCGACCCTGCGCGATCTCCTGCGCTCGGGTGACAAGCAGCAGCTGGCCAAGCAGATCCACGTGGTCCGCTCGCGGATGAACCCGCACCCGGCCGGCCAGCTGACGCACAACGTGCCGGAGCTGGACGGCGAGGTCGTCCCCGGCATCCAGCACAAGTACGCGCAGACGGTCCTCTTCTTCCCGAGCGCCGGGCAGACGTGCCACGCCTACTGCACCTTCTGCTTCCGCTGGCCGCAGTTCGTCGGGGAGGAGGACCTGCACTTCGCCGCCCGGGACGCGGCGGGTCTGGCCGCCTACCTCAAGCGGCACCCCGAGGTCACCGACGTGCTGATCACCGGCGGCGACCCCATGATCATGCGGACGGCCAATCTGGAGCGCTACCTCGAACCGCTCCTGGTGCCCGAGCTGGACCACATCCAGAACATCAGGATCGGCACGAAGGCCGTGGGCTACTGGCCGCAGCGCTTCGTCAGCGACGTGGACGCCGACGACCTGCTGCGCCTGTTCGAGCGCGTCACGGCCGCGGGCAAGCACCTCGCGCTGATGGGCCACTACAACCACCCGGCCGAACTGCGCCCCGCCATCGCCCAGGACGCCCTGCGGCGCATCACCGCGACCGGCGCCGTCGTGCGCATGCAGTCGCCCGTGCTGAGGCACATCAACGACAACCCGGCCGACTGGCACGAGCTGTGGACCACGGGCGTGAAGCTGGGCGCCATCCCGTACTACATGTTCGTCGAGCGGGACACCGGCGCGCGCGCCTACTTCGAGCTGCCGCTGGCCGAGGCGTACGACATCTTCCGCACGGCCTACGCGGGCGTCTCCGGGCTCTCGCGCACCGTGCGCGGGCCGTCGATGAGCGCGTTCCCCGGCAAGGTGCTCATCGACGGCACGCCGACGATCCGGGGCGAGAAGGTCTTCGCGCTGCAACTGCTCCAGGCGCGTCGCGGCGGCCTCGTGCGGCAGCCCTTCTACGCGAAGTTCGACCCCGCCGCGACCTGGTTCGACCAGCTCGAACCCGCCTTCGGGGAGCGCAGGTTCCTCTTCGAGGACGAGCCCTCCGACGCCGCCGACTCGATGCTCGGCAAACCGCTCGACCTCGTGGAGGCGTAA
- a CDS encoding TetR/AcrR family transcriptional regulator has translation MSKKEALTRAAADLLWERGYTGTSPAMILERAQAGQGSMYHHFSGKAELAVAAMVQMSDQLRARTEEALGGEGAAVARIHAFLDLERDPLAGCRIGRLTQDHDVVNDDVLRAPAAEFFSWVEGRLADVLAEGVRSGELRADTQPEMMASLIIAAVQGGYTLARAHQDPAAFRQAVDGVKQVVANLAAGPGRD, from the coding sequence ATGAGTAAGAAGGAGGCACTCACCCGGGCCGCGGCCGATCTGCTCTGGGAGCGGGGGTACACCGGTACGAGTCCGGCCATGATTCTGGAGCGGGCTCAGGCGGGGCAGGGGAGTATGTATCACCACTTCTCCGGCAAGGCCGAGCTCGCGGTGGCTGCCATGGTGCAGATGAGTGATCAGCTGCGGGCCCGTACCGAGGAGGCGCTGGGCGGGGAGGGCGCGGCCGTCGCGCGGATCCATGCCTTTCTCGACCTGGAGCGGGACCCGCTCGCCGGGTGCCGGATCGGGCGGCTGACGCAGGATCATGATGTCGTCAACGACGACGTCCTGCGCGCGCCCGCCGCGGAGTTCTTCAGCTGGGTCGAGGGGCGTCTGGCGGACGTGCTCGCGGAGGGCGTACGGAGCGGGGAGCTCCGGGCCGACACTCAGCCCGAGATGATGGCCTCGTTGATCATCGCGGCGGTTCAGGGCGGGTACACGCTGGCCCGTGCCCATCAGGACCCGGCGGCGTTCCGGCAGGCGGTCGACGGGGTCAAGCAGGTCGTGGCGAATCTCGCCGCCGGTCCCGGGCGGGACTGA
- a CDS encoding FAD/NAD(P)-binding domain-containing protein, translating into MNGRLSVGIVGMGPRGLIVLERLCANAAADPGARPVTVHAVDPAPAGAGRVWRTDQSAHLLMNTVAEQITVFTDASVSCAGPVVPGPNLHEWAALLAVVGEAEGYPADAVAQARALGPNSYPTRALYGHYLRWAFRRTVETAPRHVTVRVHQDTAVELTEPAERGGRQVLRLAGGERLEVDAVVLAQGHVPAAPGPAPASAPVPASAPVPASAPASVPASAPASVPAPGPAGRHIAPGNPADVDLDLDAIAPGEPVALRGLGLTFFDYVALFTQGRGGTFHERADGRLDYRASGREPRLYSGSRRGVPYQARGDNQKGLGERHEPLLLTPRTIAALRERAAAHGDVRFRRDVWPLIAREVEIVYYRTLLRRRGEPAEAVAEFQRGCLRRGADSPLEERLLRRYGIEDRDRWSWAAFETPYDEQALRGPRQFTQWLVEHLERDATRASGGNVDDPVKSALDALRDLRNEIRQVVDHAGLTGNSYRDELTGWYSPFNAALSIGPPRRRIAEMAALIRAGVLEPVGPGMRATPGPESGGFLISSSVVPGEPVHVTTLIEARIQDPDIRATADPLLRGLLDTGQATPYRLPDPDGDPYETGALAVTQRPSRLLDAHGRAHPRRFALGIPTEGVHWATAAGVRPGVDSVSLGDADAVARELLACGAARPTGRVEVNAW; encoded by the coding sequence TTGAACGGTCGGCTCAGCGTCGGCATCGTGGGGATGGGGCCGCGCGGACTCATCGTCCTGGAGCGGTTGTGCGCCAACGCGGCGGCGGATCCCGGAGCGCGTCCGGTGACCGTGCACGCCGTGGACCCCGCCCCGGCGGGCGCGGGCCGCGTCTGGCGTACGGACCAGTCCGCGCATCTGCTGATGAACACGGTCGCGGAGCAGATCACGGTCTTCACCGACGCGAGCGTCTCCTGCGCGGGCCCGGTGGTGCCGGGCCCCAACCTCCATGAGTGGGCGGCCCTGCTGGCCGTCGTCGGCGAGGCCGAGGGGTACCCGGCCGACGCCGTCGCGCAGGCACGGGCGCTGGGGCCGAACTCCTACCCCACGCGCGCCCTGTACGGGCACTACCTGCGGTGGGCGTTCCGGCGGACGGTGGAGACGGCGCCGCGCCATGTGACGGTACGGGTCCACCAGGACACGGCGGTCGAGCTGACGGAGCCGGCCGAGCGGGGCGGGCGGCAGGTGCTGCGGCTGGCGGGCGGGGAGCGGCTGGAGGTCGACGCGGTGGTCCTGGCGCAGGGCCACGTTCCGGCGGCGCCCGGGCCTGCGCCCGCGTCCGCTCCCGTACCCGCGTCCGCTCCCGTACCCGCGTCCGCGCCCGCTTCTGTCCCCGCGTCCGCACCCGCTTCTGTGCCCGCGCCCGGCCCGGCGGGACGGCACATCGCGCCGGGCAACCCCGCCGACGTGGACCTGGACCTCGACGCGATCGCTCCCGGGGAGCCGGTGGCCCTGCGCGGTCTCGGGCTCACCTTCTTCGACTACGTGGCGCTGTTCACCCAGGGCCGCGGCGGCACGTTCCACGAGCGCGCGGACGGCCGCCTCGACTACCGCGCCTCGGGCCGGGAGCCGCGCCTGTACTCGGGCTCCCGCCGGGGCGTCCCGTACCAGGCGCGCGGCGACAACCAGAAGGGCCTGGGCGAACGCCACGAGCCGCTGCTGCTCACGCCCCGGACGATCGCCGCGCTGCGCGAACGCGCCGCCGCGCACGGCGATGTCCGCTTCCGCCGGGACGTATGGCCGCTGATCGCCCGCGAGGTGGAGATCGTCTATTACCGGACGCTGCTGCGCCGGCGGGGTGAACCGGCTGAGGCCGTGGCGGAATTCCAGCGGGGCTGTCTGCGGCGGGGCGCGGACAGCCCGCTGGAGGAGAGACTGTTGCGGCGGTACGGCATCGAGGACCGCGACCGCTGGAGCTGGGCGGCTTTCGAGACCCCCTATGACGAGCAAGCGCTGCGCGGGCCACGGCAGTTCACCCAATGGCTGGTGGAGCACCTGGAACGCGATGCCACACGCGCGAGCGGAGGCAACGTAGACGACCCGGTCAAATCCGCTCTGGACGCCCTGCGCGATCTGCGGAACGAGATACGCCAGGTGGTCGATCACGCGGGGCTCACCGGGAACTCCTACCGCGACGAACTCACCGGCTGGTACTCGCCGTTCAACGCTGCGCTCTCCATCGGCCCGCCCCGGCGCCGTATCGCGGAGATGGCCGCACTGATCCGCGCGGGAGTCCTGGAGCCGGTGGGGCCGGGAATGCGGGCGACGCCCGGCCCGGAATCCGGCGGCTTCCTCATCTCGTCGTCCGTGGTGCCCGGGGAGCCGGTCCACGTCACGACCCTCATAGAGGCCCGCATCCAGGACCCGGACATCCGCGCGACCGCCGATCCCCTGCTGCGCGGCCTCCTCGACACCGGCCAGGCCACGCCGTACCGCCTGCCCGACCCGGACGGCGACCCGTACGAGACCGGCGCACTCGCGGTGACGCAACGCCCCAGCCGCCTCCTGGACGCGCACGGGCGGGCCCACCCCCGCAGGTTCGCGCTCGGCATCCCCACGGAGGGGGTGCACTGGGCGACGGCGGCGGGCGTACGGCCGGGAGTGGACTCCGTGTCACTGGGCGACGCGGACGCGGTGGCCCGGGAGCTGCTCGCGTGTGGGGCGGCACGGCCGACGGGGCGGGTGGAGGTGAACGCGTGGTGA
- a CDS encoding MFS transporter, translated as MSVLVRTRRRRETPDTASRPPAGLSTASGVAAVTVLTSLPVFLPGAANGLICAELGWSPVRMGAVLAVYWLASLSGAFVSRRSALPPVVERTLSIALLATGLGLLTAAAAPAAGLWLSSAVGGYAYGYTQPHTNALLMRRCAPRLRAFAFGLKQAAVPTATLLASVAMPMLAGPVGWRLVFAGTAVLCGAGGAFLVRRSHSDVRRHPSPPPRKHDGTPLRLDTFVLALTCAGFFGAMVGNGLGGFLVLALTTRGVSLSAAGAVATAGAALNIAVRLAMGWLVGRAPRAAWTALPVLFLTGAAGTALLTRPGPVVLTVGALLAYGGGWGWAGLLHYAIGLPYPGQEQRATAYSQMGVSLGAATGPLVCGLLFQLGPAAAWWALTVAGSAAGACVLAARRRPEAGVSPARDRRRDSPRPA; from the coding sequence GTGAGCGTGCTGGTCCGTACGCGACGGCGGCGCGAAACGCCCGACACGGCGAGCCGTCCACCGGCGGGGCTGTCCACCGCTTCGGGCGTCGCGGCGGTCACCGTCCTCACCTCGCTGCCGGTGTTCCTGCCCGGCGCGGCGAACGGCCTGATCTGCGCCGAGCTCGGCTGGAGCCCGGTGCGGATGGGGGCCGTCCTGGCCGTGTACTGGCTGGCGTCCCTGTCGGGTGCCTTCGTGAGCAGACGGTCCGCGCTGCCTCCAGTGGTGGAACGGACGCTGTCCATCGCCCTGTTGGCCACCGGCCTGGGCCTGCTCACCGCGGCGGCGGCTCCGGCCGCGGGCCTCTGGCTCAGTTCGGCGGTGGGGGGCTACGCCTACGGCTACACCCAGCCCCACACCAACGCGCTGCTCATGCGCAGATGCGCGCCCCGGCTGCGCGCGTTCGCCTTCGGCCTGAAGCAGGCCGCGGTGCCGACGGCCACGCTGCTGGCCAGCGTGGCGATGCCGATGCTGGCGGGCCCGGTCGGGTGGCGGCTGGTGTTCGCCGGGACGGCGGTGCTGTGCGGCGCGGGCGGCGCGTTCCTCGTACGACGAAGCCACTCAGACGTACGACGGCACCCATCGCCACCGCCACGGAAGCACGACGGCACCCCCCTCCGCCTGGACACCTTCGTCCTGGCCCTCACCTGCGCGGGCTTCTTCGGCGCCATGGTGGGGAACGGCCTGGGCGGTTTCCTGGTGCTCGCGCTGACGACACGAGGCGTGTCCCTGTCGGCCGCCGGAGCGGTGGCGACCGCGGGCGCCGCGCTGAACATCGCGGTCCGCCTGGCGATGGGGTGGCTGGTCGGCAGAGCGCCGAGGGCGGCCTGGACGGCCCTGCCGGTGCTGTTCCTGACGGGCGCGGCGGGCACGGCGCTCCTGACCCGGCCGGGACCGGTCGTGCTCACCGTGGGCGCGCTGCTCGCGTACGGCGGCGGCTGGGGCTGGGCGGGCCTGCTCCACTACGCCATCGGCCTCCCCTACCCCGGCCAGGAGCAACGGGCGACGGCGTACAGCCAGATGGGCGTCTCCCTGGGCGCGGCCACCGGCCCGTTGGTGTGCGGCCTGCTGTTCCAACTGGGCCCGGCCGCGGCGTGGTGGGCGCTGACGGTGGCGGGATCGGCGGCGGGCGCCTGCGTCTTGGCGGCCCGCAGACGCCCGGAGGCCGGCGTCAGTCCCGCCCGGGACCGGCGGCGAGATTCGCCACGACCTGCTTGA
- a CDS encoding N-acyl homoserine lactonase family protein, translated as MAEDTPPEYEVLALRFGTHADRPARDNFLLDEGQFTPGSEMPMDFYLWVIRNDRHFLLVDTGFNEEMARRRGRTLFRCPVDALADLGVAAEDVSDVVITHMHYDHAGNLDRFPHARIHLQEDELRFCTGPAMRHHVVRKPFEPVNVKTAVQGLFEDQLVLHRGEAEIIPGVTVHPVPGHTPGTQVVRVPTARGWVVLASDATHLWANIRLRSPFPILDHLTPMLEGYERIEALADGDDHIIPGHDPQVALRFPALPGASDWVRLHEPALDGLESAAAAAGAVR; from the coding sequence ATGGCCGAGGACACACCTCCTGAGTACGAGGTCCTGGCGCTCCGGTTCGGTACGCACGCCGACCGGCCCGCGCGGGACAACTTCCTTCTCGACGAGGGGCAGTTCACCCCGGGCAGCGAGATGCCCATGGACTTCTACCTCTGGGTGATCCGCAACGACCGGCACTTCCTGCTCGTGGACACCGGGTTCAACGAGGAGATGGCGCGGCGCCGGGGACGCACCCTGTTCCGCTGCCCCGTCGACGCGCTGGCCGACCTCGGCGTGGCCGCCGAGGACGTCTCGGACGTGGTCATCACGCACATGCACTACGACCACGCGGGCAACCTGGACCGCTTCCCGCACGCCCGGATCCATCTGCAGGAGGACGAACTCCGCTTCTGCACCGGGCCCGCCATGCGCCACCACGTCGTACGCAAGCCCTTCGAGCCGGTCAACGTGAAGACTGCGGTCCAGGGGCTCTTCGAGGACCAGTTGGTCCTGCACCGCGGCGAGGCGGAGATCATCCCCGGCGTGACCGTGCATCCGGTGCCGGGCCACACGCCGGGCACCCAGGTGGTCCGGGTCCCCACCGCACGCGGCTGGGTGGTGCTGGCGAGCGACGCCACGCACCTGTGGGCGAACATCCGGCTGCGCAGCCCGTTCCCCATCCTCGACCACCTCACTCCGATGCTGGAGGGGTACGAGAGGATCGAGGCGCTGGCGGACGGCGACGACCACATCATCCCCGGCCACGACCCCCAGGTGGCCCTGCGCTTCCCCGCGCTCCCGGGGGCGTCCGACTGGGTGCGGCTCCACGAGCCCGCGCTCGACGGTCTGGAGTCCGCCGCGGCCGCCGCTGGAGCGGTCCGATGA